One Staphylococcus ratti DNA segment encodes these proteins:
- a CDS encoding PTS transporter subunit IIC, with protein MKKLLHRWFIEGLSFMTLGLFCSLIIGLILETIGKQTLFPELNLGFLVEIGNVAKGLTGAAIGAAMAYGFKCKPLVVFSALIVGMMGYDTFAGGAVGAFLATLVVVELSRFYAGKTKIDIIVTPLLTLIIGGAIAKFLGPILNELMKAIGSVIIVATEQQPFVMGIIVAVIFGLCLTAPISSAALALMLDLSGVAAGAATIGCACQMVGFAMMGYKDNGISGVISIGIGTSMLQVPNIILKPVLLIPPTLASAVIAPIMTLFFPMTNNAAGAGMGTSGFVGQIMTIHTMGSSIETWILIGVFHFVLPIIVTGLIYYFMKQRQMIQPGDQTLRTVEARS; from the coding sequence TTGAAAAAATTATTGCATCGTTGGTTTATAGAAGGCTTAAGTTTCATGACATTAGGTTTATTTTGCTCTTTAATCATCGGCTTGATTTTAGAGACTATTGGTAAACAAACGTTATTTCCAGAGTTAAATCTAGGCTTTTTGGTGGAAATTGGAAACGTGGCTAAAGGTTTAACTGGTGCAGCGATTGGAGCTGCGATGGCTTATGGCTTTAAGTGTAAGCCTTTAGTTGTTTTTTCAGCATTAATTGTAGGAATGATGGGTTATGACACATTTGCAGGAGGCGCAGTGGGGGCGTTTCTTGCGACGCTTGTTGTAGTAGAACTCAGTCGTTTTTACGCAGGTAAAACGAAAATCGATATTATTGTGACGCCTCTTTTGACGCTCATCATAGGTGGAGCAATAGCTAAATTTCTAGGTCCTATTTTAAATGAACTGATGAAAGCGATTGGCTCTGTGATTATCGTAGCTACAGAACAACAGCCCTTTGTTATGGGAATCATAGTAGCAGTAATATTTGGGCTCTGTTTGACGGCACCTATATCCAGTGCGGCACTGGCACTAATGCTAGATTTGTCAGGTGTGGCAGCAGGTGCAGCCACGATTGGTTGTGCATGTCAAATGGTCGGATTTGCAATGATGGGTTATAAAGACAATGGCATAAGTGGTGTGATTTCGATTGGAATAGGGACAAGTATGTTACAAGTACCTAACATTATTTTAAAACCGGTCTTACTTATTCCACCTACACTTGCAAGTGCAGTGATTGCACCTATCATGACGCTTTTCTTTCCGATGACGAATAATGCAGCAGGCGCAGGAATGGGTACAAGTGGTTTTGTAGGCCAAATTATGACCATACATACTATGGGGAGCTCAATCGAAACTTGGATTTTAATAGGTGTCTTTCATTTTGTGTTGCCAATTATCGTAACAGGTTTAATTTATTATTTTATGAAGCAGCGCCAAATGATCCAACCAGGAGATCAAACTTTAAGAACAGTAGAAGCAAGAAGTTAA
- the opp4C gene encoding oligopeptide ABC transporter permease produces the protein MAEKIKVANRSPLAIARQKFLKNKPAMAASIILGLIFFISLIAPWIAPLDPNVQNLVLIKGDMSAQHWLGTDSGGRDILSRLLYSGRVSLIFGLVTTIGLMIIGVLIGMISGYYGGWVDTVLMRFTEFVMLFPFIPFAVVLNATFSGKIENQYGSAMVLAGVLIALSWVGVARIVRGKVMQEKENEYFLAAQSIGTPVYKILFKHLLPNILSVIIVQATLLFAVQIVAEAGLSFLGFGIDKTVPTWGNMLSDAQEGDILRGKPWIWMPPALAITTTILCINFIGEGFKDALNPKSRR, from the coding sequence ATGGCTGAAAAAATTAAAGTAGCAAATCGTTCACCGTTAGCAATTGCGCGACAAAAGTTTTTGAAAAATAAACCTGCCATGGCAGCGAGTATCATTTTAGGGTTAATATTTTTTATTTCGCTCATTGCCCCATGGATTGCACCGCTTGATCCAAATGTTCAAAACCTCGTATTAATCAAAGGCGACATGTCTGCACAGCATTGGTTAGGTACAGATTCTGGTGGTCGAGATATATTGAGTCGACTGTTATATTCAGGGCGCGTATCGCTAATTTTTGGACTTGTGACGACGATAGGCCTCATGATTATTGGCGTGTTAATCGGCATGATCTCAGGGTATTACGGCGGATGGGTAGATACAGTGTTAATGCGTTTTACTGAATTTGTTATGCTATTTCCATTTATTCCATTTGCAGTTGTTTTAAATGCAACATTTAGCGGTAAAATTGAAAATCAATACGGCTCTGCTATGGTACTTGCAGGGGTATTGATCGCACTTTCTTGGGTAGGTGTCGCGAGAATTGTACGAGGAAAAGTTATGCAAGAAAAGGAAAACGAATATTTCTTAGCTGCTCAATCTATCGGCACACCGGTTTATAAAATTTTATTCAAACATCTTTTGCCGAATATTTTAAGTGTTATTATTGTACAAGCAACATTACTCTTTGCCGTTCAAATCGTAGCTGAAGCAGGATTGAGTTTCTTAGGTTTTGGCATTGATAAAACAGTTCCGACATGGGGGAATATGCTAAGTGATGCTCAAGAAGGTGATATTTTACGTGGGAAGCCGTGGATTTGGATGCCGCCAGCATTAGCAATCACAACTACGATTTTATGTATTAATTTTATCGGAGAAGGATTCAAAGACGCGCTCAATCCTAAGTCAAGACGTTGA
- the opp4B gene encoding oligopeptide ABC transporter permease produces MTTLIIRRFLLMIPLLIGMSMVIFLLAKLQPGDAFTGQMDPKVDAKYYEEQREKLGLNDPIPVQYMKWGQNVLQGELGDSIRYKRPVMDLVKERMPNTILLGVVSIVITYLVAFPLGILSGRKPYSKLDYSIQFLNYLMLAIPSFVAGVFAIYIFAFQLGWFPFSGSVAIGLEEGSLSYYISKLYHAILPGTVLGLLSTASYVQFLRNDIIENSRKDYIRTARAKGLSESKIYNKHILRNSVIPIVTFFGADVLSVFGGAVITETIFSYPGIGKLLIDAISGKDYPLMMALLLFFSFLGLLANLISDITYSIVDPRIKSN; encoded by the coding sequence ATGACAACTTTAATTATTCGACGTTTTTTATTAATGATTCCGTTACTCATCGGGATGTCTATGGTTATTTTCTTGTTAGCAAAATTACAACCAGGTGATGCATTTACGGGACAAATGGACCCTAAAGTTGACGCAAAATATTATGAAGAACAACGTGAAAAGCTCGGTTTAAATGACCCTATACCTGTACAGTATATGAAATGGGGGCAAAATGTTTTACAAGGGGAACTTGGGGATTCTATTCGATATAAGCGTCCTGTAATGGATTTAGTAAAAGAACGTATGCCGAACACGATTTTACTAGGGGTAGTCAGTATTGTGATTACGTATTTAGTCGCTTTTCCATTAGGCATTTTGTCAGGAAGAAAACCTTATAGCAAATTAGATTACAGTATTCAATTTTTGAACTATCTTATGCTTGCCATTCCTTCTTTTGTTGCAGGGGTATTTGCGATATACATTTTTGCTTTTCAACTTGGATGGTTTCCATTTTCAGGTTCCGTCGCAATAGGGCTTGAGGAAGGCTCCCTAAGTTATTACATTAGTAAACTTTACCATGCGATATTACCTGGGACGGTACTCGGGTTACTCTCCACGGCAAGTTACGTTCAGTTTTTAAGAAATGATATTATCGAGAATTCGAGAAAAGATTATATTCGTACAGCACGTGCGAAAGGGCTCTCAGAATCAAAAATTTATAACAAACATATTTTGCGTAACTCTGTTATTCCAATTGTTACGTTTTTCGGGGCAGACGTTTTATCTGTCTTTGGTGGTGCAGTCATTACAGAGACCATCTTCTCTTATCCTGGGATTGGGAAATTACTAATTGATGCTATTAGTGGTAAAGATTATCCATTAATGATGGCGTTACTTCTCTTTTTCTCATTTTTAGGCTTATTAGCAAATCTGATTTCGGATATCACATACAGTATTGTGGATCCAAGAATCAAGAGTAATTAG
- the pnuC gene encoding nicotinamide riboside transporter PnuC, with product MILNDFKGFSLYEKWFFSVFMCLQLFVFVLPLWVGEAQGIGMEGVLNLIASISGVACVFMAAKGRISTYFFGIIQVCTYGYLSFKAHFMGEVGMQAVFLIFQFIGFAVWIRHMKKDSSATEMFVKEVDARGLTAKTWMITVVTTLIIYFGLVMLLHALTGDFYAQHPWVDGASTALSIVGQILMTLRFKEQWFFWIAVNVISIILWGQAFYDAIQTHAISYGAVAMILMWLAFLINSIYGYIQWRQNQQRQLESLNTHV from the coding sequence GTGATTTTAAATGACTTTAAAGGTTTTTCTTTATACGAAAAATGGTTTTTTAGTGTTTTTATGTGCTTACAGCTTTTTGTCTTTGTTTTACCGTTATGGGTAGGTGAAGCGCAAGGTATCGGAATGGAAGGGGTTTTAAATCTTATCGCAAGTATTTCAGGCGTGGCTTGTGTGTTTATGGCAGCTAAAGGGCGCATTTCAACTTACTTTTTTGGAATAATTCAGGTATGTACCTACGGCTACCTTAGCTTTAAAGCCCATTTTATGGGAGAAGTAGGAATGCAAGCGGTTTTTCTTATCTTTCAATTTATTGGTTTTGCAGTATGGATTCGTCATATGAAAAAAGATTCATCTGCGACAGAAATGTTTGTTAAAGAAGTGGATGCGAGAGGACTAACTGCTAAAACATGGATGATAACGGTAGTTACAACGCTAATTATCTATTTTGGTCTCGTCATGTTATTACATGCTTTAACGGGTGATTTTTATGCGCAACACCCGTGGGTTGATGGTGCTTCAACGGCACTTTCTATTGTAGGTCAAATATTAATGACGCTTCGCTTTAAAGAACAGTGGTTTTTTTGGATAGCCGTCAATGTGATTTCCATCATTTTATGGGGACAAGCTTTTTATGATGCAATTCAAACGCACGCAATTTCTTATGGCGCAGTAGCTATGATTTTAATGTGGCTCGCATTTTTAATTAACAGTATTTATGGTTATATTCAATGGCGTCAAAACCAGCAGCGCCAATTAGAAAGTTTAAATACACACGTTTGA
- a CDS encoding ABC transporter ATP-binding protein, protein MSNEHVLEVKNLKQYYPIKGGIFQRKIGEVKAVDGISFTVKKGQTVGLVGESGCGKSSAGRTILRLQNVTSGEIHFCGKDITKMKGKALREARKGFQMVFQDPYASLNPMQMVGDIVGEPIRNYYKKSQKEIEDEVKELLQRVGLNVQAYYKYAHEFSGGQRQRVGIARALALKPKLIIADEPVSALDVSVQSQVLNILEELQEEFGLSYLFIAHDLSVVKHVSDYICVMYLGNIVEQGPADAIYDNPKHPYTQSLISAIPEIKPGEKKERILLQGDLPSPSDPPKGCPFHTRCPVAKSECSEARPAYREVGHEHYAACILLENEVLAK, encoded by the coding sequence ATGTCTAATGAACACGTATTAGAAGTAAAAAATCTAAAGCAATATTATCCGATTAAAGGTGGTATTTTCCAACGTAAAATTGGTGAAGTGAAAGCGGTAGATGGCATTTCATTTACTGTGAAGAAGGGGCAAACTGTTGGACTAGTAGGTGAATCCGGATGTGGAAAATCATCAGCTGGGCGTACAATTTTACGTTTGCAAAATGTCACATCTGGTGAAATTCATTTTTGTGGTAAAGACATTACAAAAATGAAAGGGAAAGCATTACGTGAAGCACGTAAAGGGTTCCAAATGGTCTTTCAAGATCCTTATGCTTCCCTAAATCCAATGCAAATGGTAGGAGATATCGTCGGAGAACCGATACGCAATTATTATAAAAAATCGCAGAAAGAGATTGAAGATGAAGTCAAAGAATTACTGCAACGTGTCGGATTGAATGTGCAAGCGTATTACAAATATGCGCATGAGTTTTCGGGAGGACAACGCCAACGTGTAGGGATTGCACGTGCATTGGCGCTTAAACCGAAACTCATAATCGCTGATGAACCGGTCAGTGCCTTAGATGTATCCGTTCAATCTCAAGTATTAAACATTCTAGAAGAATTGCAAGAAGAATTTGGTTTGAGTTATTTGTTTATTGCTCATGATTTAAGCGTGGTAAAACACGTTAGTGATTACATATGTGTGATGTACCTTGGAAATATTGTTGAACAAGGTCCGGCTGATGCAATTTATGACAATCCGAAACATCCTTATACACAGTCTTTAATATCAGCGATACCTGAAATTAAACCTGGTGAAAAGAAAGAACGTATTTTGTTACAAGGGGATTTGCCTTCGCCGAGCGATCCTCCAAAAGGTTGTCCATTTCATACAAGATGTCCTGTAGCAAAATCAGAATGTTCTGAAGCGCGACCAGCATATCGGGAAGTAGGGCATGAACATTATGCCGCATGTATTCTTTTAGAAAATGAGGTGTTGGCAAAATGA
- the opp4A gene encoding oligopeptide ABC transporter substrate-binding protein → MKAKWNFLIVLIACVALVLSACGKGDTGASGEKKSKTETSDAKGGTLNVGIAEPPEGNFQSIFAGSTGDSSVISYFNDGLVDYDDELNIKPEILSWEQKKGDDLTYTFKVKKDIKWQDGNDFTINDWIFTLETLADPDYDGPRYNGVEVIEGAEAKRKGQADNVSGIKKIDDYTAEIKFKEHKANNLLEIWTGAPLSEKIFKNIPVKDMAKSPEVRKTPIGIGPYKVKKIVDGESVELEKFKDYWQGEPNLDKVNLRVIEQTSMTQALENGEIDMASITPPIAKEIKDNGSEGVQLLESPSTAYAIIGFVLNDYDKKAQTIGKERPKYQNKKLRQAMAHAINRKEWIDAFYYGYGKPLNGLIPSAHWSGAKEGDVPEYPYDVDKAKKLLDEAGYKDKDGDGWREDPKGKPFVVNLKHYAGSNPTFEPRTAAIKGYWEKVGLKTKTEMVEFGKFGQDLENASDDMEAYFRTWVQGADPDPSGLYKSTALWNESRYNNPKSDKLLKEALDTKVVGDDQDKRKAKYLEWQKIMAEDVPVIPITELEDVTAVSDKVKNFEVSIKGTNPIYEWTVEKD, encoded by the coding sequence ATGAAAGCGAAGTGGAATTTTTTAATCGTGCTTATAGCATGTGTTGCGCTAGTGTTAAGTGCATGTGGTAAAGGGGATACAGGGGCATCTGGAGAGAAGAAAAGTAAAACTGAAACGAGTGACGCGAAAGGTGGCACACTAAATGTAGGGATTGCCGAACCACCCGAGGGGAATTTTCAATCCATTTTTGCAGGTTCTACAGGTGACTCAAGTGTGATTTCATACTTTAATGACGGTCTCGTAGATTATGATGATGAATTGAACATTAAGCCGGAGATTTTATCGTGGGAGCAAAAAAAAGGTGACGACCTTACATATACATTTAAGGTGAAAAAAGATATTAAATGGCAAGATGGCAATGATTTTACGATTAACGACTGGATTTTCACGTTAGAAACGTTAGCAGACCCTGATTATGACGGACCGCGTTATAACGGTGTTGAAGTGATTGAAGGAGCGGAAGCTAAGCGTAAAGGCCAAGCAGACAATGTGTCAGGAATCAAAAAAATTGATGACTATACAGCAGAAATTAAATTTAAAGAGCATAAAGCGAATAATTTATTAGAAATTTGGACAGGGGCACCATTAAGCGAAAAGATTTTCAAAAACATCCCAGTGAAAGATATGGCTAAATCACCAGAAGTACGTAAAACACCTATTGGTATTGGGCCATACAAAGTTAAAAAGATTGTGGATGGTGAATCCGTTGAATTAGAGAAATTTAAAGATTATTGGCAAGGAGAGCCAAATCTAGATAAAGTGAATCTTCGTGTAATTGAACAAACATCTATGACACAAGCATTAGAAAATGGCGAGATTGATATGGCAAGTATTACACCACCGATTGCTAAAGAAATTAAAGATAATGGTTCTGAAGGTGTTCAGTTACTTGAATCGCCATCGACAGCTTATGCGATTATCGGCTTTGTTTTAAACGATTACGATAAAAAAGCTCAAACTATAGGTAAAGAACGTCCGAAATATCAAAATAAAAAATTGCGTCAAGCAATGGCACATGCGATTAATCGAAAAGAGTGGATTGATGCCTTTTATTATGGTTACGGTAAACCATTAAATGGTTTAATCCCATCGGCACATTGGAGTGGTGCAAAAGAAGGGGATGTTCCTGAGTATCCATATGACGTTGACAAAGCGAAAAAGCTTTTAGATGAAGCAGGCTACAAAGATAAAGACGGCGATGGCTGGCGTGAAGATCCGAAAGGTAAACCATTTGTAGTGAACTTAAAACATTATGCAGGGTCAAATCCAACATTTGAACCAAGAACGGCGGCTATTAAAGGGTATTGGGAAAAAGTAGGCTTAAAAACAAAAACAGAAATGGTTGAATTTGGCAAATTCGGACAAGATTTAGAAAATGCTTCAGATGACATGGAAGCGTATTTTAGAACTTGGGTCCAAGGTGCTGACCCAGATCCGTCAGGTTTATATAAATCCACAGCACTATGGAATGAATCTCGATACAACAATCCTAAATCTGACAAACTCTTAAAAGAAGCATTAGATACAAAAGTTGTTGGAGACGATCAGGATAAGCGTAAAGCTAAGTATTTAGAATGGCAAAAAATAATGGCTGAAGACGTTCCAGTTATTCCGATTACAGAATTAGAAGATGTAACAGCTGTGAGTGACAAAGTGAAAAACTTTGAAGTATCAATTAAAGGTACGAATCCGATTTATGAGTGGACAGTTGAAAAAGATTAA
- the sdaAB gene encoding L-serine ammonia-lyase, iron-sulfur-dependent subunit beta, with translation MARTKDYQSAFDVIGPVMMGPSSSHTAGAVKIGQAARAVLGDTPDKIRVHYYESFAETHKGHGTDLAIIGGLLGFSTFDSRIKTSTTIARDQGIPFEFIEEKGASLGEHPNCALIIVDKGDRHVELNGISIGGGAFKVKSIHVNDMCILLSHTPNLLVIDGECGMSQINHLINDLVEKNVDINEEIKTMSQNRCLLALHLNKAIKPELLEEVRQKYTNLQFSYIQ, from the coding sequence ATGGCACGTACAAAAGATTATCAAAGTGCATTTGACGTCATCGGTCCAGTTATGATGGGACCTTCTAGTTCACACACTGCAGGTGCAGTAAAAATCGGACAAGCTGCAAGAGCTGTTTTAGGCGATACACCAGACAAAATTCGCGTTCATTATTATGAATCTTTTGCTGAAACGCATAAAGGCCATGGAACAGATTTAGCAATCATTGGTGGCTTGCTCGGTTTCAGTACGTTCGATTCACGTATTAAAACTTCTACTACAATCGCTCGTGATCAAGGTATTCCTTTTGAGTTTATCGAAGAAAAAGGTGCTAGCCTTGGAGAACACCCTAACTGCGCCTTAATCATTGTAGATAAAGGTGACCGACATGTAGAACTTAATGGTATTTCAATTGGCGGTGGCGCTTTTAAAGTGAAAAGCATTCATGTCAATGATATGTGTATTTTACTTTCGCATACCCCAAATTTACTCGTTATTGATGGTGAATGCGGTATGTCACAAATTAACCACTTAATCAATGATCTAGTCGAAAAAAATGTCGACATCAATGAAGAAATAAAAACGATGAGCCAAAATCGTTGTTTACTTGCCTTACATTTAAATAAAGCAATCAAACCTGAATTATTAGAAGAAGTACGTCAAAAATATACGAATTTACAATTCTCATATATACAATAG
- a CDS encoding ABC transporter ATP-binding protein, with protein MTEQHLLEVKNLSTGFDINGKNYNAISKISLTLDSGEVMGIVGESGSGKSVLSMSILRLLPDKIGSINEGEVRYKGKRIDNLPMAQLNKIRGNELAMIFQEPMTSLNPVFTIGNQLVEMMILHLKMTQKEAYARAIDLLRQVGIPRADKVINEYPHQLSGGMRQRVMIAMAISCSPELLIADEPTTALDVTVQAQILDLLKKIQNETNMGIIFISHDLGVISEICDTVAVMYAGEIVERASVVDIFKHPKHPYTKLLLKAIPRLDQKQDRLETIKGSVPGLDELPEVGCSFANRCPYVMTSCTEVNLKTNTLNETHKVVCHLYDEAVMRKEGKLNV; from the coding sequence ATGACAGAACAGCATCTATTAGAAGTTAAAAATTTAAGTACAGGTTTTGATATTAATGGTAAAAATTATAATGCAATTTCTAAAATCAGCCTTACGTTAGATAGTGGAGAAGTGATGGGCATTGTAGGTGAATCAGGCTCTGGTAAGTCCGTACTAAGCATGTCTATTCTTCGTTTACTACCTGATAAAATTGGTTCAATTAATGAAGGGGAAGTGCGATACAAAGGTAAGCGTATCGATAATCTACCGATGGCTCAACTTAATAAGATTCGTGGGAATGAGCTTGCGATGATCTTCCAAGAGCCGATGACTTCTTTAAACCCTGTATTTACGATAGGCAATCAGTTGGTTGAAATGATGATTCTACATTTGAAAATGACTCAAAAAGAAGCATATGCACGTGCTATAGATTTATTAAGACAAGTAGGTATTCCGAGGGCGGATAAAGTGATTAATGAATACCCACACCAACTTTCTGGAGGGATGAGACAGCGTGTAATGATTGCGATGGCGATTTCGTGTTCACCTGAATTGCTTATTGCTGATGAACCAACCACAGCATTAGATGTTACCGTACAAGCACAGATATTAGACTTATTGAAAAAAATCCAAAATGAAACGAATATGGGCATTATTTTTATTTCTCATGATTTAGGGGTGATTTCTGAAATTTGTGATACGGTGGCGGTAATGTACGCCGGAGAAATTGTTGAACGCGCGTCAGTAGTAGATATTTTTAAACACCCTAAACATCCTTACACTAAATTATTGCTAAAGGCGATTCCGCGCTTAGATCAAAAACAAGATAGATTGGAAACTATTAAAGGATCAGTGCCAGGATTAGATGAGCTACCTGAAGTGGGATGTAGTTTTGCGAATCGTTGTCCATATGTGATGACGTCTTGTACTGAAGTGAATTTGAAAACAAATACGCTCAATGAAACGCACAAAGTGGTCTGTCATTTATATGATGAAGCAGTAATGCGTAAGGAGGGGAAACTGAATGTCTAA
- the sdaAA gene encoding L-serine ammonia-lyase, iron-sulfur-dependent, subunit alpha, whose amino-acid sequence MFDSMKALIEYAETHKKSFSEIMIEHEMTTRGLSRDAVLEMMQQNLDTMRDAVEKGSTGEGVKSVTGYTGQDAIKVAKYNETHQALSGHDMISAVQGAIATNEVNAAMGIICATPTAGSSGTIPGVLFKLEKTHNLDNQQMLEFLFSASMCGLIIANNASVAGATGGCQAEVGTASAIAAAAAVETFGGSPAQAGHAIAISLSNLLGLVCDPVAGLVEIPCVMRNAIGSGNGLISADLALAGVESRIPVDEVIMAMDKVGRNLPASLRETGIGGLAGTPTGQAIKEKIFGSSNQEQVFS is encoded by the coding sequence ATGTTTGATTCAATGAAAGCATTAATTGAATACGCTGAAACACACAAAAAATCATTTTCAGAAATCATGATTGAACATGAAATGACAACACGTGGCCTCTCGCGTGATGCCGTTCTTGAAATGATGCAACAAAATTTAGATACAATGCGTGATGCCGTGGAAAAAGGTTCAACGGGAGAAGGCGTTAAAAGTGTCACAGGTTATACAGGACAAGATGCTATAAAAGTTGCGAAATACAATGAAACACATCAAGCACTTTCTGGACATGATATGATTTCTGCTGTTCAAGGCGCTATTGCAACAAATGAAGTAAATGCAGCAATGGGTATCATTTGTGCAACGCCGACAGCAGGTTCCTCGGGTACAATCCCGGGTGTATTATTCAAATTAGAAAAAACACACAATCTCGACAATCAACAAATGCTTGAATTTTTATTCTCAGCATCTATGTGTGGCTTAATTATTGCCAATAATGCTTCAGTTGCTGGCGCTACGGGAGGGTGTCAAGCTGAAGTAGGTACTGCTTCTGCGATTGCTGCAGCTGCTGCAGTAGAAACATTTGGAGGCTCACCAGCACAAGCTGGACATGCTATTGCGATTAGCCTCAGTAACTTGCTTGGTCTTGTCTGTGACCCTGTGGCAGGATTAGTTGAAATCCCTTGTGTTATGCGCAATGCCATTGGTTCAGGAAACGGTCTTATCTCTGCAGACCTAGCATTAGCAGGTGTCGAAAGTCGCATTCCTGTAGATGAAGTGATTATGGCGATGGATAAAGTTGGGCGTAATTTACCTGCCTCACTTCGCGAAACAGGTATTGGCGGCTTAGCCGGTACACCTACAGGGCAAGCCATTAAAGAAAAAATCTTTGGTAGCTCTAATCAAGAACAAGTCTTTTCGTAA
- a CDS encoding PTS sugar transporter subunit IIC gives MDFILGIGTLLVVLLAMTLFLKFAPNGKVSLQALSGAACATFLPEAFLKYAIGGVFHIEYFTKLGEIAGSLSGVAVGILTCLKFGVNPVFAVLTGLVLFDFKLLPAFIAAYFVAFGLKYLEKKVPEGLDLIVVILLSPAITYGIASIVSPSVIAVLKQIGTAVTAVGDNNPYALALVIGAIVPVVGMTPLSSMVFTSLLGLTGIPMAIGALGCMGSSFVNFVMFRKLKIGNPGKAFAVAIEPLTQIDIIAKYPLQLYGTNAIVGMVNGLFVTYMGIVVNQPGMATPIAGPIVALGFNDATSTVITIVVVAIISIILGYIIGTFINKKQIGLNFNTPKLDKQMN, from the coding sequence ATGGATTTTATTTTAGGTATTGGAACATTACTCGTGGTTTTACTTGCCATGACTTTGTTTTTAAAATTCGCCCCAAACGGCAAAGTCAGTTTACAAGCATTATCGGGTGCCGCTTGTGCTACGTTTTTACCTGAAGCGTTCTTAAAATATGCGATTGGTGGCGTGTTCCATATTGAATATTTTACAAAACTCGGGGAAATCGCAGGGAGCTTAAGTGGTGTCGCAGTAGGTATCTTAACATGTTTAAAATTTGGCGTGAATCCAGTATTCGCAGTATTAACAGGCCTTGTGCTTTTTGACTTTAAATTATTACCAGCATTTATCGCAGCTTACTTTGTCGCTTTTGGTCTTAAATATTTAGAAAAGAAAGTGCCTGAAGGTCTCGATCTTATCGTCGTTATTTTACTTTCACCAGCGATTACTTACGGTATTGCTTCTATCGTTTCACCTAGTGTTATCGCTGTCCTTAAACAAATTGGTACTGCTGTAACAGCAGTAGGAGACAATAATCCATACGCTTTAGCCCTTGTAATTGGCGCTATCGTACCTGTAGTAGGTATGACACCTTTAAGCTCAATGGTTTTCACAAGCTTACTTGGCTTAACTGGTATTCCAATGGCGATTGGTGCACTAGGTTGTATGGGTAGCTCATTCGTTAACTTTGTTATGTTTAGAAAATTAAAAATCGGTAATCCTGGTAAAGCTTTCGCAGTAGCCATAGAACCACTTACTCAAATTGACATCATCGCAAAATACCCACTCCAACTCTATGGTACGAATGCAATTGTTGGCATGGTTAATGGCCTATTTGTCACATATATGGGAATTGTTGTTAACCAACCTGGTATGGCCACACCAATTGCCGGACCAATTGTCGCTTTAGGCTTTAATGATGCAACAAGTACTGTAATTACTATCGTTGTTGTTGCAATTATTAGTATTATCCTAGGTTACATTATTGGTACATTTATCAACAAAAAACAAATCGGTTTAAACTTCAATACACCTAAACTCGATAAACAAATGAATTAA